In the genome of Dermacentor variabilis isolate Ectoservices chromosome 5, ASM5094787v1, whole genome shotgun sequence, one region contains:
- the LOC142581897 gene encoding juvenile hormone acid O-methyltransferase-like: MERPPQQTSVSHSAFIVKELPKIYDQIRIHNREATGQLLKSWQASFFSNPKEDGKCDEQYLDIGCGPGNFTRNYLLPLCPPSMRRLVAVDNSHSMIDYARREHVDPKIEHRMLDITADDEVSQFIETEGQFDRVYSFLVFHWIHDKCAALRNVERLMAPGGECLIVFNPHPGPLQLSKAMMNSERWKKYSDVLKNVAPDFPDTYDPAYLRNYLINIVKSTSLVPLSRELVRVEATSASMDDTLRLFLPNNPVYSLLNEEGKAELENFAKELMKHGRCSNYSSTGTTWELRFVFHGYKP, encoded by the exons ATGGAGCGTCCGCCTCAACAGACCAGCGTTTCACACTCGGCATTCATCGTGAAAGAACTGCCCAAGATCTACGACCAAATCAGGATTCACAACCGGGAGGCCACGGGACAGCTTCTGAAAAGCTGGCAGGCATCGTTCTTCTCCAACCCGAAAGAAGACGGCAAATGCGACGAGCAGTATCTGGACATCGGTTGCGGTCCGGGTAACTTCACGCGTAACTACCTGCTCCCGCTATGCCCGCCATCAATGAGAAGATTGGTGGCGGTGGACAACTCCCACTCCATGATCGACTACGCCAGGCGAGAACACGTCGACCCGAAGATCGAGCACCGCATGCTGGACATTACGGCCGACGACGAAGTGTCACAGTTCATCGAAACTGAAGGGCAGTTCGATCGCGTCTATTCCTTCCTGGTCTTTCATTGGATACACGACAAATGTGCCGCGCTGAGGAACGTCGAGCGCCTTATGGCTCCAGGTGGGGAGTGCTTGATCGTGTTCAATCCTCATCCTGGCCCGCTACAACTTTCCAAAGCAATGATGAATTCGGAGCGATGGAAGAAATACAGCGAC GTGCTGAAGAATGTTGCGCCCGACTTTCCCGACACTTACGACCCAGCGTACCTGAGGAACTACCTTATCAACATCGTAAAATCAACCTCTCTCGTGCCGTTGTCGCGCGAGTTGGTGCGTGTGGAGGCAACCAGTGCAAGCATGGACGACACCTTGC GTTTATTTTTGCCTAACAACCCTGTCTACTCGCTCCTGAACGAGGAAGGCAAAGCCGAGCTGGAGAACTTCGCCAAGGAACTGATGAAGCACGGGCGTTGCTCAAACTATTCAAGCACGGGTACAACTTGGGAGCTCAGATTTGTCTTTCACGGATATAAGCCGTAG